The DNA segment CTTCGCTGGAACAGGCAGTGTTTAAGGAGGAGACAGAACAGGTCCCGGTAAAAGTCCGTTTTTTGCACCCTGGAACAGAGATCGAGTGTCTGCGGGAAAACCGAGTGAAGTTCAGTGCTGGACGCCTGAAAGGCTTGAAGCAGAGCAGTGTCCCTGGCACAGGATTCGCAGACCGGTCCGCCTGACTGCAGGGAAAAGAAGGCTATCTCTGAAAGTTCATGCCTGCATTCGGCGCAGGAGCTGAAATCTGGAAACCAGCCCAGTTCCTGCAGCAATAGCGCGAAAAACCAGAGGGTTCTGGGTAAGCTGTCGTCCTGTGAAGTTTCAAACAGGAAATTCTTGAAGTTTGAAAATATCAGCTGATCCGGTTCCGGCAGGTCCCTTCCGATGATTTCGGCGAACAGATTGGCCGAATAAAAGAAGGACAGGTCTGTAAAGCCGATCCTGCTGATTTTTTCTGCTCCTGTAAGTATGTAGTAATCCTTGTGCGGGACGACTCTGATCCGTTCCAGGGAAAGCAGTTCTCCGCAACCTGCGAAGGCCGAGCAGGCTTTACCGGTCTTTCTCATCAAGGCACTGATTTTTCCGGATCCGGCAGTGTAATAATGGACGAACAGATTTCCTCTGCCTGTTGGATAATGATTGAGTACGATCCCTTCTGCTGAAAATGATTTTAAAGCTTGAGCCATTCTTTATAATTTATGCC comes from the Candidatus Wallbacteria bacterium genome and includes:
- the recO gene encoding DNA repair protein RecO; amino-acid sequence: MAQALKSFSAEGIVLNHYPTGRGNLFVHYYTAGSGKISALMRKTGKACSAFAGCGELLSLERIRVVPHKDYYILTGAEKISRIGFTDLSFFYSANLFAEIIGRDLPEPDQLIFSNFKNFLFETSQDDSLPRTLWFFALLLQELGWFPDFSSCAECRHELSEIAFFSLQSGGPVCESCARDTALLQAFQASSTELHSVFPQTLDLCSRVQKTDFYRDLFCLLLKHCLFQRSDNLNTAGTLFRHFGIQPDTA